ATTATGATAAGCGAGTGTCCGCAAAATGTGTTCTCTTTAAAAGCGGTCacaatgaatatttaataacatatCGTCATATAGTTCGATGGGAAAATAGCCAATTGAGCAGCACAGCGGACGCAGAGTCCTGAGTCCTCGGAAACAAGGAGTGGACCAGCTGTTGGCTGCCTCTGActtcttcttttcttcttgATTGTAGATCCCGGGGCGTGCCATTGTACCTGTCAGGCATTCAATTATTCCCAGTTCCCAACCTGCATCGCCGTTGTTTGTTTTGGTCGCCtggaaaagcaaagcaaatcgCTTGGTCAAGCAactgtgtaaatatatgttgTACGTATCGGCAGGTCAAAATGCAATCGGCACGAGCTGGGATATTGCGTAGGTGACGAAGGTCACCGCAGATGTTTCGCATTCATCAGAAAACTCGATGCGATGCTATGGCACAACAAAAATGATATTTGTTCGTATCTCGAAAATAGTTCAGAAACCAACTATAAACCTAACATTTAAAGAGTAGATTCCAATGGATACATGAGAAAACATTTCTAGACTATGAAGATAGTCTAGTCTTTTTCAAATATCACCATTTTGAAATCAATACAATCCCATATCCCTATATTGGGCAGTACGCATGGAAGTAGCCAAAGTTACTCAAAAAAGCGACATTAATGATGATAAGCTGATATATAAAGTTTTCCCCGtttcaaaagaaaagaaaagtgtactccattgtttttgatttaatgcttttattttgaaaaaataattatttgggTAACTTAAAGTagcaataaatattcatatttgtttaaaattaaataatgaaaaaaaaggtATATTCGAAAACTACAtaacagcagcaaaaaaaaaaatggttataTTAGTAATTGGAATAAATAGTGATTAAGGTGGCCTAAGAAATTATGTACAGTAATTGAAAGATGATTAGTTTACGACTTAGGAACTAGTTAAGCGTCATAGTTAAGCGTTTTCCCCCCGTTTGTCAGCGTTGCTCGCTTTCTCGTCTCCATCTTCATCTCCATCTCGCATTTAGTTTCTCTTCTCATTTTTGTGGCTTTCCGAGGATCTGTTTGAAATTACCTCTGCTCAGACATATATAGACGAGGGCAGGGCCAATCCCACCTCGAAGTAATTGCGCTCGTCGACCTTGTAGCGCTTAATGGGGGACTCCTTGGCGACGATCTCCTTGCGGGTCCTCTTCAGGGCCTTGACTGGAGTCTCCAGGCAGAAGGTGTTGTCGCAGGGGGCAGACTTGGGGGCCACTGGAGTGGCCAGTTGGACAAGCAAGTTGTGAGGAATCTTGGCCAGGGGCGATGCCGGTTCCGGAGTGGGCATCAGGTTGTGCATGGGCAGGGGAACCAGGCCAAAGCTCAGATCCGAGGCCGGATCGTCTCCAGGTGCGTAGGATGGCGACAGCACCTCCTGGGGGCAGTTCGACTCCATTTGCTGCTTGACCAAGGTGCGTCTGCGCAGATTGAAGGTGGACCTTCTCGGCTTCTTCTTGCTGCTGGCGTTCGCCTTGCAGGCGGAATCCAAGATGGCATCGATTAGGCGATCCAAGGTCTGATCACCCATCTGCGTGGAGGCGGGCTGCGGTGTGCTTGGACGCACTTCCACCTTGGGGGTGGGTGGCTCTGGCACTGCCGTCTCCTGCAACTCCGGCTCCAAGGTGGCCACAAAGTCCTCGTCCAGTCTACGCTGCTTGAGTTTGTTAACTCCTGCACCCGAGCCTACAATATAGCGCGGCTGGCCCAGAAAGGGATCCAACGGAGCCAGGCCCCTCAGCGCCAAGTGCTGACCACTGGGCAGTCCGTTGGGCGAGTAGTCCTCGGCAAAACGTGGCAATGTGGTGGCGTATCGCACACTCTGTACCCTTTGGGGCGCCTGACTGCGCACCACCGCCTCCGGGGTGACATTCCGGATATCGCTCAGCGGCGCCAGGACCAGGGGACTGTTGCGCAGCCGGGTAATGGGCACTGGCGTGGAGGTGTAGCCCACGGTGTCAGGCACGTTCTCCTTGTTGGCAATGGTGGCCCTCCGCTGACGGCGCTGCCTCCTCTGCAGCCTCCTCCTCT
The DNA window shown above is from Drosophila melanogaster chromosome X and carries:
- the CG12496 gene encoding uncharacterized protein, encoding MLKWTASAQRLNEIPVHDQDANQPQRRRLQRRQRRQRRATIANKENVPDTVGYTSTPVPITRLRNSPLVLAPLSDIRNVTPEAVVRSQAPQRVQSVRYATTLPRFAEDYSPNGLPSGQHLALRGLAPLDPFLGQPRYIVGSGAGVNKLKQRRLDEDFVATLEPELQETAVPEPPTPKVEVRPSTPQPASTQMGDQTLDRLIDAILDSACKANASSKKKPRRSTFNLRRRTLVKQQMESNCPQEVLSPSYAPGDDPASDLSFGLVPLPMHNLMPTPEPASPLAKIPHNLLVQLATPVAPKSAPCDNTFCLETPVKALKRTRKEIVAKESPIKRYKVDERNYFEVGLALPSSIYV